A part of Salmo trutta chromosome 15, fSalTru1.1, whole genome shotgun sequence genomic DNA contains:
- the LOC115148896 gene encoding uncharacterized protein LOC115148896 isoform X2, whose amino-acid sequence MDPKMPNRCAAPNCNIYTDKSDVPFFRFPLDSERCKQWLNNCHRSDLEPKTPEELHNSFQICANHFEPSLICRDSTLRTSLKEGAIPTRFDFTSHLNNPSGHNRNKRIREPAEAELASLKKAKGDWFEDEAPSEVKDKPGENSATCDLQQEEQKREDVANSKAKEILKVYFKETLAFTGFSIGNDANPNTDEPMGDHRGQQSLNPVCVEKIDQKEVLQFSEDLMREEIRNSLRLARFFSILLQDVTNIEGKDQIPVFIRSVTVAGFPQKHLMGFLPCYADAEGLFYMLLSEIRNKWGLRMEHCRGLTYLTTGGLCQKMKDLTSRILQEFPQVVLAPSDPYAFNMWLIRSMPIPYIQKVVNTVEEVATIIRGSPDLWERLEVKIKSSYSHLKGEVDRIIEASQNTWEYGVDAFQTMLDILEPFLACINEVCSAANADTATCEQMAKLKPILKNFNFIITLVVLKNTLCCVSILNPSLRGAISISSTLQYTISNALKLVNKHLQEIAIFHRKWFSDAVGRAKKLGVEVARPDESSPETGEAVATETPLEDFYRETLSRQILLYLVAEVKRVFSTEMVRILRWLSLVPSYMADHNFSIRRDKVADANLNNLARPDTFYDELGCWEVKWRHASKRRILPTTVFATLKIPDIAFYPNVQSLLRVLGTIPCVNAEADVYGQYNMVLERYQSYLKATPEDQRLCNMAFVYVNQDVHFNVEDMVESYVEKHIDILQFLHMDDEVIEMQPEAEPVSENDGNHTLKENVEETQEEPQDIPSEMETERVGQPKLPATETNKEALKSALQVAVTAAYNSQSRQPGEASAEQDGEVEDSLKYVSKSEMEEVLRVCEDAVREGILVEVGTSFFSLFIDRVVKLGEKKHLPLFLRFVDSFDVMRLELMGFLDVDLDCDAMSERILEIVTKEWHLDLCYCRGQAYLGSGDVSYKLKAFACKIQEKYPLAICTHCSCYSFNTWWSKSTPVSSVKRALDVFEEVLMFFGSMPMLEKQLDHVIAFGLRESYEKVQELQGKFCTVWQEKHDSYEVFVQMLEPLVECLEKIKSNPQRWKSSLSLKAGALLRLIRDFDFIVPMVALKNTSSFTRELSAGLQKDHFSAASQLCQISGIVATLNRVKTNIKVFHQNWFDEACALAQSLGVQIKVPDNSSASRDSMMKPALYYKDALSVPLVDNLTNAVKDHFSEDHKEALNFLSLVPCSVTVSYMFEILRSKPPLYASDLPDSDNFFTELCCWRVKWKTKVASVTIPDTIFQTLRLPLMQYFGNINTLLRIMSVLPSTVLENCGEVMRHKMFQEYLRNTSPKDRSPCLAMLQVGTNFNRDLDRMVTKCLKVTPQALEGICLDKESKSLMKNSEVDHGKDGTEDLENQSSDKKENQEMKAVDENGHTGDNRQSLEMVFRLAARLGKKKCQLSELSKEDQVLLIQDLGLCHWFGRDGKFTLNIGEEEMVELLTKSIREVILLEIQESPFFSLITDKPVIIANKSYLPVFVRYVGECAPKVELIGFLRFFETCDVDVQAKNLSATLTEDWGLPMSQCRGQAFMRMGSGCHSLKKMSLEFLESYPLSVITPSESCGLACWLAGSVHCPPVTKMLGIVEDLLLFFDQSPGLEAELAQAVDGLLNTPREALEEIPETCCSRWKKREDFFDLLVDTLEGVLSCLDSVSSSATGTMSLHAQVLATALREMDFVVTLVILKNACSPLRNCSTVFRCGNPADIICEVEKIVPIIETLNKMLENISTVHTPWFEEAFQLASKVAPQQVCFPEEANSYESPEVYYRDNFSVPVLSCLIDEMKYNFSDSHLKALKLLSLLPTCNPQPISEPIRAESTDKLYSLYLSDLPDPDTVEQDISNWATVWKEKYQDMSPPASISEILLHPESQSHPTVTMLLRLVAVLPSVSMEWDLMKTTLNSMRALLKNTVCKGSKTDTVMLLMHYPTVQRLREVIEKCIEVDPESIPCLEQVKKQMKGLNLESGELQAEDGVLMAEDGVLMAEDGVLMAEDGVLMAEDGGVLMAQEDGVLMAQEDGVAQEDGVAQEDGVALAQEDGVALAQEGGVALAQEDGVALAQEDGVAQAQEDGVAQAQEDGVAQAQEDGVAQAQEDDVAQEGVAQAEEGGGLMAEEGVAQAEDGVVMVEDRVVGQRQAMSFYDPPVREEILKELWDSQFFTIITEQAVEIEGQLYVPLCIRYLDKQDTQCEETVAFIPFSQDTAVLADAIETALSEKWGLNMEYCRGQALLSVGEVGSQMRAVSAVIAQKYPLAMQMVSSAVSLNVWLARSSPAVAAADCAVSVENMLQWLTEDAERQTKLEEVIIAIFQHDEGKGNELRDKLIKNWEKSHDMHDLMVELLEVVMLCLNELKSEENSLGSGQALLYFNKVRRFEFIFSAVVLKNVLSLTKKLSQSLQGKPLDVLLAMNSLPDLLTSLNELKSDIDTHHKAWFKEAVSLASKLQITLLHSALLEPLSQFYKMAVSLKVIEHSIAEVSEFFTEKVLSTLRCLEIVPYAMSKLENSSVNAHVFRMYKDDMPDLVSLPTEMKSWREKWLDPMSGYLPATVLDTLKASDIRSFSNIETLLRLLVILPFSRRESTFRQGKRSLQGFIQQETRSLSELHPL is encoded by the exons ATGTAAACAATGGTTAAATAATTGTCATCGATCTGACTTGGAGCCAAAAACCCCTGAGGAGTTACACAATTCCTTCCAAATTTGTGCAAATCATTTTGAGCCTTCCTTGATCTGTCGTGAC AGCACTTTAAGAACATCCTTGAAAGAGGGTGCTATTCCAACCCGATTTGATTTTACAAGCCATTTGAACAATCCATCAGGCCACAACAGGAATAAAAGAATAAGAGAACCT GCTGAGGCAGAGCTTGCATCCTTGAAGAAAGCTAAAGGGGATTGGTTTG AAGATGAAGCTCCATCTGAGGTGAAAGATAAGCCAGGAGAGAATAGCGCAACATGTGATTTACAGCAAGAGGAACAAAAGAGAGAGGATGTTGCCAACTCCAAAGCAAAGGAAATCCTTAAAGTCTACTTTAAGGAAACCCTTGCCTTCACTGGATTCAGCATAGGGAACGATGCAAACCCCAACACAGATGAACCAATGGGAGACCACAGAGGACAACAGTCTCTCAACCCCGTCTGTGTTGAAAAAATCGACCAGAAAGAAGTCCTCCAGTTCAGCGAGGACCTCATGCGGGAGGAGATCCGGAACAGTTTGAGGTTGGCACGCTTTTTCTCCATCCTGCTTCAAGATGTGACAAACATCGAGGGAAAAGATCAGATCCCAGTTTTCATCAGGTCCGTCACTGTGGCAGGGTTCCCTCAGAAACACCTCATGGGGTTCCTGCCCTGTTATGCAGATGCTGAAGGTCTGTTTTACATGCTGCTCTCAGAAATTCGGAATAAGTGGGGGCTGCGGATGGAGCATTGTCGAGGACTTACCTACCTGACCACAGGCGGTTTATGTCAGAAAATGAAGGATCTCACCAGCAGGATTCTGCAGGAGTTTCCTCAGGTAGTGCTAGCACCTAGTGACCCATACGCCTTTAACATGTGGCTAATCCGCTCCATGCCCATACCTTATATCCAGAAGGTTGTGAACACAGTGGAGGAGGTCGCCACAATAATTAGAGGATCCCCAGATCTTTGGGAAAGACTGGAGGTGAAAATCAAGTCTTCATACAGCCACCTTAAAGGTGAAGTGGACAGGATCATAGAGGCTTCCCAGAACACCTGGGAGTATGGTGTTGATGCCTTCCAGACCATGTTGGACATTCTTGAACCATTCCTTGCCTGCATCAACGAGGTGTGCTCGGCTGCGAACGCAGACACCGCTACTTGTGAGCAGATGGCCAAGCTCAAGCCGATCCTGAAGAACTTCAATTTCATCATCACCCTGGTTGTTCTGAAGAATACCCTCTGTTGCGTGAGTATCCTCAACCCGAGTCTCAGGGGAGCCATCAGCATCAGCAGCACCTTGCAGTACACAATCTCCAACGCCTTAAAGCTGGTCAACAAACATCTGCAGGAGATCGCAATATTCCACAGGAAGTGGTTTTCTGACGCAGTGGGCAGGGCTAAGAAGCTGGGAGTGGAGGTCGCTAGGCCGGATGAGAGCTCACCTGAGACTGGCGAGGCAGTTGCAACTGAAACCCCTCTGGAGGATTTCTACAGAGAGACTCTGAGCAGGCAGATCTTACTGTACCTTGTTGCGGAGGTAAAGAGGGTGTTTAGCACTGAGATGGTACGGATTCTAAGATGGCTCTCATTGGTGCCGTCTTACATGGCTGACCACAATTTCAGTATCCGCAGGGATAAAGTGGCGGACGCAAACTTGAACAACCTTGCCCGGCCTGACACGTTTTACGATGAGCTTGGTTGCTGGGAGGTGAAGTGGAGACATGCTAGTAAGCGGAGGATCCTGCCCACAACAGTGTTTGCAACGTTGAAAATCCCAGACATTGCATTTTACCCAAATGTGCAGAGCCTGCTGAGAGTTTTGGGCACCATCCCCTGTGTGAACGCAGAGGCAGACGTGTATGGGCAGTACAACATGGTGCTGGAGCGGTACCAGTCTTACCTGAAAGCCACACCGGAGGATCAGAGACTGTGCAACATGGCATTTGTCTATGTCAATCAAGACGTGCACTTCAATGTGGAAGACATGGTGGAGTCCTATGTGGAGAAGCATATTGACATATTGCAGTTTTTGCATATG GATGATGAGGTAATAGAGATGCAGCCTGAAGCTG AACCTGTCTCTGAGAATGATGGGAATCACACTCTAAAAGAGAATGTTGAAGAAACACAAGAAGAACCACAGGACATACCCTCTGAGATGGAGACCGAGAGAGTGGGGCAACCGAAACTCCCAGCCACAGAAACGAATAAGGAGGCACTCAAATCTGCTTTGCAGGTTGCTGTGACAGCTGCATATAACAGCCAGAGCAGACAGCCTGGTGAGGCCTCTGCTGAACAGGATGGCGAGGTTGAAGACTCATTGAAATATGTGTCGAAGTCTGAGATGGAAGAAGTTCTCAGAGTATGCGAGGATGCTGTCAGGGAGGGAATTCTTGTGGAGGTGGGCACTTCCTTTTTTTCTCTGTTCATTGACCGCGTTGTGAAGTTAGGGGAGAAAAAAcaccttcctctcttcctcaggTTTGTGGACAGTTTTGATGTCATGCGATTGGAGCTCATGGGATTTCTGGATGTGGATCTTGACTGTGATGCCATGTCAGAGCGCATATTGGAAATTGTAACCAAAGAGTGGCATCTCGATTTGTGTTACTGCAGAGGTCAGGCCTACCTCGGATCCGGTGATGTCTCCTACAAGCTGAAAGCATTTGCCTGCAAAATCCAAGAAAAGTACCCCCTTGCAATATGCACACACTGCTCTTGTTACTCCTTTAACACATGGTGGTCAAAATCCACCCCTGTGTCATCAGTCAAACGGGCCCTGGATGTTTTTGAAGAGGTTTTGATGTTTTTTGGGAGCATGCCTATGCTTGAGAAACAGCTGGATCATGTCATTGCATTTGGTCTTAGGGAAAGCTATGAAAAGGTTCAAGAATTGCAGGGGAAGTTCTGTACCGTCTGGCAGGAGAAGCATGATTCCTATGAAGTCTTTGTGCAGATGCTGGAGCCCCTTGTCGAATGTTTGGAGAAAATCAAGAGCAATCCACAGAGGTGGAAATCCTCACTCTCTCTAAAAGCTGGAGCACTGCTGCGTTTGATAAGGGACTTTGATTTTATTGTGCCCATGGTAGCCCTGAAGAACACCTCTTCCTTCACCAGGGAACTGAGTGCAGGACTCCAGAAGGATCATTTCAGCGCAGCATCCCAACTCTGCCAGATCAGTGGTATAGTGGCTACTCTTAATAGGGTCAAAACAAACATCAAAGTATTTCACCAGAATTGGTTTGACGAAGCTTGTGCGCTCGCCCAGAGTCTAGGTGTGCAGATAAAAGTGCCTGATAATTCCTCTGCGTCCAGGGATAGCATGATGAAACCAGCTCTGTATTACAAAGATGCACTAAGTGTGCCCCTAGTGGACAACCTCACCAATGCTGTTAAGGATCATTTCTCTGAGGACCACAAGGAAGCCCTAAACTTCCTCTCCCTGGTTCCCTGCTCTGTGACTGTGAGTTACATGTTTGAGATCCTGAGGTCAAAGCCTCCTCTCTACGCCAGTGATCTGCCTGACTCCGACAACTTCTTCACCGAGTTGTGCTGCTGGAGGGTGAAGTGGAAGACCAAAGTTGCATCCGTGACCATCCCAGACACCATCTTTCAGACTCTCCGTCTGCCACTCATGCAATACTTTGGGAACATCAACACACTGCTGAGGATCATGTCTGTGCTACCCAGCACAGTACTAGAGAACTGTGGGGAAGTGATGCGCCACAAGATGTTCCAGGAATACCTAAGGAACACCAGCCCCAAGGACAGGTCCCCATGTCTGGCCATGCTGCAGGTGGGAACCAACTTCAACAGAGATCTGGACCGGATGGTGACTAAGTGCTTGAAGGTCACTCCCCAGGCTTTAGAGGGCATCTGCTTG gataagGAATCCAAAAGTCTGATGAAGAACTCTGAAG TCGATCATGGCAAAGATGGAACAGAGGACCTTGAGAATCAGTCTTCTGACAAGAAAGAGAACCAGGAAATGAAAGCGGTGGATGAGAATGGGCACACTGGAGATAATCGACAGAGTTTGGAAATGGTTTTCAGATTGGCTGCACGTCTAGGGAAAAAGAAGTGCCAGCTCTCCGAACTCTCCAAAGAAGATCAAGTCCTTCTCATCCAGGATCTCGGCCTGTGCCACTGGTTTGGAAGAGATGGCAAGTTCACGCTTAACATAGGAGAGGAGGAAATGGTAGAGCTTCTCACAAAATCCATTAGGGAAGTCATACTCTTAGAAATACAGGAGTCCCCCTTCTTTTCTCTTATCACAGATAAACCTGTTATAATTGCTAATAAGAGCTATCTGCCTGTCTTCGTCAGATATGTTGGGGAATGTGCCCCCAAGGTAGAGCTCATTGGTTTTTTGCGATTTTTTGAAACCTGTGACGTTGATGTTCAAGCCAAGAATCTTTCAGCAACTCTAACCGAAGACTGGGGATTGCCGATGAGTCAGTGTCGTGGACAAGCGTTCATGCGCATGGGCTCAGGTTGTCACAGCCTGAAGAAGATGTCTTTGGAGTTCCTCGAGAGCTATCCTCTGTCTGTCATCACACCCAGTGAGTCTTGTGGCCTTGCCTGTTGGCTAGCAGGAAGTGTACACTGCCCACCTGTCACAAAGATGCTGGGAATTGTGGAAGATCTTCTACTGTTCTTTGACCAGTCACCTGGACTGGAGGCAGAGCTAGCACAGGCCGTGGATGGGTTACTGAATACACCTCGGGAGGCCTTGGAGGAAATTCCAGAAACCTGTTGCTCCAGGTGGAAGAAGAGGGAGGACTTTTTTGATCTCCTAGTCGACACATTGGAGGGAGTCTTGAGTTGCCTGGATTCAGTTAGTTCCAGCGCCACGGGCACTATGTCACTACATGCACAGGTCCTCGCCACTGCTTTGAGAGAGATGGATTTTGTCGTCACACTTGTGATCCTGAAGAATGCCTGTTCTCCTCTTCGAAACTGCAGCACTGTTTTCCGCTGTGGTAACCCTGCTGACATCATCTGTGAAGTGGAGAAGATCGTACCAATCATAGAGACCCTGAACAAGATGTTGGAGAACATAAgcactgtacacacaccttgGTTTGAAGAGGCATTCCAACTAGCATCCAAGGTGGCCCCTCAGCAAGTGTGTTTCCCAGAGGAAGCTAACTCTTACGAGTCTCCAGAGGTCTACTACAGGGACAACTTTAGCGTTCCTGTACTGAGCTGCCTCATTGACGAAATGAAGTACAACTTCTCCGACAGTCATTTGAAAGCCCTGAAGCTCCTGTCTCTTCTTCCCACCTGCAATCCACAGCCCATTTCAGAGCCAATCCGCGCAGAGTCCACCGACAAGCTATACAGTCTCTACCTGTCTGACCTCCCTGATCCTGACACAGTAGAGCAGGATATCAGTAACTGGGCCACAGTGTGGAAAGAGAAATATCAGGACATGTCACCACCAGCTTCTATCTCTGAGATACTGCTTCACCCAGAATCTCAAAGCCATCCCACAGTGACAATGCTGCTCAGACTGGTGGCTGTTCTACCCAGCGTCAGTATGGAGTGGGACCTCATGAAGACCACCCTGAACTCCATGAGAGCTCTGCTGAAGAACACGGTCTGCAAGGGCAGCAAAACCGACACTGTGATGCTTCTCATGCATTACCCAACTGTTCAAAGACTAAGGGAGGTCATTGAGAAATGCATCGAAGTTGACCCAGAAAGCATCCCATGTCTTGAGCAG GTGAAGAAACAAATGAAAGGTCTGAATCTGGAAAGTG GAGAGTTGCAAGCGGAGGACGGCGTGCTGATGGCGGAGGACGGCGTGCTGATGGCGGAGGACGGCGTGCTGATGGCGGAGGACGGCGTGCTGATGGCGGAGGACGGCGGCGTGCTGATGGCGCAGGAGGACGGCGTGCTGATGGCGCAGGAGGACGGCGTGGCGCAGGAGGACGGCGTGGCGCAGGAGGACGGCGTGGCGCTGGCGCAGGAGGACGGCGTGGCGCTGGCGCAGGAGGGCGGCGTGGCGCTGGCGCAGGAGGACGGCGTGGCGCTGGCGCAGGAGGACGGCGTGGCGCAGGCGCAGGAGGACGGCGTGGCGCAGGCGCAGGAGGACGGCGTGGCGCAGGCGCAGGAGGACGGCGTGGCGCAGGCGCAGGAGGACGACGTGGCGCAGGAGGGCGTCGCGCAGGCGGAGGAGGGCGGCGGGCTGATGGCGGAGGAGGGCGTCGCTCAGGCGGAGGACGGTGTTGTAATGGTAGAGGACAGGGTCGTAGGTCAGAGGCAGGCTATGTCTTTCTATGACCCACCTGTGCGTGAGGAAATACTTAAGGAACTCTGGGACTCACAGTTCTTTACAATAATAACGGAACAGGCGGTTGAGATTGAGGGACAGCTCTACGTCCCCCTGTGCATCAGGTACTTGGACAAACAGGACACTCAGTGCGAGGAGACTGTAGCTTTCATCCCGTTCAGCCAGGACACTGCTGTCTTGGCTGATGCTATTGAAACAGCCCTATCAGAGAAATGGGGGCTCAATATGGAGTACTGTAGAGGGCAAGCTTTGCTAAGTGTTGGTGAGGTAGGGTCTCAGATGAGGGCTGTCTCTGCTGTAATAGCCCAGAAATACCCCCTGGCCATGCAAATGGTCAGCTCTGCTGTGTCTCTGAATGTGTGGCTAGCCAGGTCATCTCCTGCAGTGGCTGCAGCAGACTGTGCAGTGTCTGTAGAAAACATGTTACAGTGGCTCACAGAGGATGCAGAACGACAGACCAAACTAGAAGAGGTGATCATTGCCATATTCCAACATGATGAGGGAAAGGGTAATGAGCTTAGGGACAAGCTTATTAAGAACTGGGAGAAGAGTCATGATATGCATGATTTGATGGTAGAGCTCCTGGAGGTAGTCATGCTGTGCTTGAATGAGCTGAAAAGTGAGGAGAATAGCTTAGGGAGTGGCCAAGCACTGCTTTACTTCAATAAAGTCAGACGTTTTGAGTTCATCTTCTCGGCTGTCGTGCTGAAGAATGTCCTAAGCTTGACCAAAAAGCTGAGCCAATCTCTTCAAGGAAAACCCCTAGATGTGTTGCTAGCAATGAATAGCTTGCCTGATCTCCTAACTTCCCTCAATGAATTGAAGAGCGATATCGACACACATCACAAGGCCTGGTTCAAGGAAGCTGTCTCTTTAGCTTCCAAGCTGCAAATAACGTTGTTGCACTCTGCGTTGCTGGAACCCCTGAGTCAGTTTTACAAAATGGCGGTGAGTCTGAAGGTGATAGAGCACTCCATTGCTGAGGTCAGTGAGTTCTTCACAGAGAAGGTCCTCAGTACCCTGAGGTGCCTGGAGATTGTGCCTTACGCCATGTCAAAGCTAGAAAACAGCAGTGTAAATGCTCACGTTTTCCGCATGTACAAAGATGACATGCCTGACCTGGTCTCACTCCCCACAGAGATGAAGTCTTGGAGAGAGAAGTGGTTAGATCCCATGTCCGGGTATCTTCCAGCCACTGTGCTCGACACCCTGAAGGCATCAGACATTAGGAGCTTTAGTAACATTGAAACCCTCCTAAGGCTCCTGGTCATCCTACCATTTTCCCGGAGGGAGAGTACCTTCAGGCAGGGAAAGAGAAGCCTCCAGGGGTTCATACAACAGGAGACCAGGTCCCTTTCTGAACTTCATCCTCTGTAA